The Apodemus sylvaticus chromosome 5, mApoSyl1.1, whole genome shotgun sequence genome has a segment encoding these proteins:
- the C5H20orf85 gene encoding uncharacterized protein C20orf85 homolog — MAQKPLSTTAAERMNLVAQDEIWKYRLRAESEARQNWPAKWGYLTTSMKELLEGEEEPQTPKPKIELPSHFRVRPVSPMDKYIKILPSPPVPKTTQGFIGWRSGMPALYCLERYTEVRSCKGTYARELCWPRQGVH, encoded by the exons ATGGCGCAGAAACCGCTCAGCACCACGGCCGCAGAGCGCATGAACCTTGTGGCCCAGGACGAGATCTG gaAATACCGTCTGAGGGCTGAATCTGAGGCCCGGCAAAACTGGCCAGCAAAGTGGGGATATTTAACAACTTCCATGAAAGAG CTGCTCGAGGGTGAAGAAGAGCCACAAACCCCCAAGCCCAAGATTGAGCTGCCCAGCCACTTCCGTGTCCGTCCAGTGAGCCCCATGGACAAATACATCAAG ATTCTCCCATCACCCCCAGTCCCCAAGACCACCCAGGGCTTCATCGGATGGCGATCTGGCATGCCAGCCCTGTACTGCTTGGAGCGGTACACAGAGGTCCGCAGCTGCAAAGGGACTTATGCGCGGGAGCTGTGCTGGCCTAGGCAGGGCGTGCACTGA